Proteins encoded together in one Planctomycetaceae bacterium window:
- a CDS encoding ATP-binding protein, with product MSERNSRIWSHYQPDPIVCDYGAFRSLTGIDAGGQRVCVHEVPFSDSIPAAIRMRLHYEVARLSSVVLDRVATPCDFEFDDHVGRVVCPLLSLPTLAERLARGPLSVEETLSIADDVFEALEGLHAHGLIRRCLLPADIYIDHSNGRTRALLAGYSPMAILQGLTNEDGVSTFATYASPEALGALEEDVKASADLYSAGIVLFACLTGHAPFSAEQSSDLLFRHMTSPVPDLTEINPAIPRSLNDIVQHLLLKHPRDRYQSAAGARYDIQQVREILRGSGPVSFVAGTMDRRETLIEPAYVGRTEDVALLESELRAVADGVSSAVLITAPSGVGKSRLMLEISRTAVAHGFRILRAQGHDHIGLAPLASLRQALLQCVEIVRSDAALRQRLRLELSEFARELAAVLPSLVETLELPVPEHDVEDLSDRGIAVTLATFLGSLGSEDAPVLLLLDDAQWADDLTLTMLERWNLTQPRHTMLVVATRPFDRLADRLHGSLNCRAELTLGPLNRDESNKLAESMAGDLPAEVLDAVWKISTGNPFAASAVLRGLVEGHILTPSNTGWQFDQERLLDLQMSGEAAEVLKQRMVRLPEESRKLLAVGAVLGKTFSIEMASQLADIPRERVVELLLEPRRNHLIWESVTGCSCSFVHDQIRGAVMRTLTAAACQSIHQRAAEYLQQHEPDRIFDIASHYDAAGRADLALPFALQAARSAQRHHALEAAEQQYSIVLRSARVSGEEPDASALHGLGDVLMLTGRYDEAEPLLEAAIRRADSPVTRALVTLKLGELAFKQDAKDRAVQLWESALKSLGGRLPTKWCLPFCFLREFFVQALHTLLPRQFTSRVEGEAPLRDRLIWRLHSRLAYGYWYLRGKLSVLYVHLRGMNLAERYRPTAELAQAYSEHAPAMSLIPLNRRGIAYGRRSLQIRTEQDDIWGQGQSLHFLAIALYSASQFEECVDVGRRSVRILERAGDFWEKHIAQYQVAASLYRLGRLSEAVQLAREAYESGLAVGDDQVCGNIIEVWARAANGDLPAEVVQRELARSRTDVQGITHVLLAQAVQMMGDEHPGEAAAVLDHAIRTARQAGIDNTYTSPLYAWKATALRCQLEMESPLTRQRRQQIIKAHHRAARCAVRVSLRFRNERPHALRELAWACVFRNRNLRAVHLLENSLRVATSHSAAYEILQTEILLHQIRSEIGFEDAAGKLDQARNRLTAFRDEQLPRRMVTSLSLVDRFDSLLESGREIASTISPELIFDKMVTASRRLLRSDCSRVIPIDETGQPVPASVPARQWILNAIKSRQAVAADAAGTDFRSLLACPVLVRGEVVACLVVSNSEVRDLFGQNELRIANYVTTIAGAAMENAEGFRELKELNINLESIVSERTSAVEARSRELQQTADHLRSTQAQLAAARDAAETASQAKTDFLAHMSHEIRTPIGAVLGFTELLLQSDEPLSAQQRQHLQRVHSNGSHLHGLLNDLLDLSRIEAGELTIESLKCPPYRLLHDVLAALQSRAIHKGLRLSLRVTGRVPESIVTDPTRLRQIITNLVGNAIKFTEEGGVDLFVETSADERLLKILVQDSGVGIDPAAQQAVFEPFRQADDSVNRKFGGTGLGLSISRKLARALGGDIELTSEPGAGSTFTVSISTGDLDNVRLLTPGEAEATLHTERREARRTADLSGTRILIADDVEANRELFSHVLRSAGAECVLVDNGARAIDRARSRHFDLILMDMRMPEVDGYTATQQLRKDGITVPIVALTANGMDEDRRRCREVGCSGYLTKPISTSDLLAAVAKKLRRKTEAVADTAPAASTAENAGQRMPRRETKRHEQPARRKTNAAAGLPADPFFRDLALRFVVKVQQSLPSILEALDQSDTELLADKAHWMKGTGGSVGLPLLTEIGRELESAAIAGDLTAASVLTGEITSFLLSLQPELSEASVLA from the coding sequence ATGTCCGAGAGAAACTCGAGAATCTGGTCACACTATCAACCGGATCCCATCGTCTGCGACTACGGCGCGTTCCGTTCGCTGACGGGGATCGATGCGGGCGGACAGCGTGTATGTGTCCATGAAGTCCCGTTCAGCGACAGCATCCCGGCCGCGATTCGAATGCGGCTGCACTACGAAGTGGCCCGGCTTTCTTCCGTGGTGCTGGATCGCGTGGCGACTCCATGCGATTTCGAATTCGACGATCACGTCGGCCGTGTTGTGTGTCCGCTGTTGTCGCTGCCAACACTGGCGGAGCGGCTGGCCAGAGGCCCGTTGTCGGTCGAGGAAACGCTCAGCATTGCCGACGACGTATTTGAGGCTCTGGAGGGACTTCACGCACACGGCCTGATTCGAAGATGCCTGCTGCCGGCGGATATCTACATTGACCATTCGAACGGCCGAACCAGAGCACTGCTGGCCGGGTACAGTCCAATGGCAATTCTGCAGGGGCTGACGAACGAAGACGGAGTCAGCACGTTTGCAACGTACGCGTCACCGGAAGCGCTGGGAGCGCTGGAAGAAGATGTGAAGGCCAGCGCCGACCTGTATTCCGCGGGCATCGTGCTGTTTGCCTGCCTGACCGGACACGCACCATTTTCGGCCGAACAGTCCAGTGACCTGCTCTTCCGTCACATGACGTCGCCGGTTCCGGACCTGACGGAGATCAATCCCGCGATCCCGCGATCGCTGAACGACATTGTTCAGCACCTGCTGCTGAAACATCCGCGAGACCGCTATCAGTCTGCCGCGGGCGCTCGATACGACATTCAGCAGGTTCGCGAAATCCTGCGCGGAAGCGGTCCCGTCAGCTTTGTCGCCGGCACGATGGATCGACGTGAAACGCTGATCGAACCGGCTTACGTCGGTCGCACCGAAGACGTTGCTCTGCTGGAATCCGAACTGCGCGCAGTCGCCGACGGCGTCAGCAGCGCTGTGCTGATCACGGCTCCGTCGGGAGTCGGCAAGTCGCGATTGATGTTGGAAATCTCGCGCACGGCGGTCGCGCACGGTTTTCGAATCCTGCGTGCTCAGGGTCACGATCACATCGGCCTGGCTCCCCTGGCATCACTGCGCCAGGCCCTGCTGCAATGCGTTGAGATCGTTCGATCTGACGCTGCACTGCGACAGCGTCTTCGATTGGAATTGTCGGAATTCGCGAGAGAACTTGCGGCCGTGCTGCCGAGTCTCGTCGAAACGCTGGAACTTCCCGTGCCGGAACACGACGTCGAAGATCTTTCGGATCGCGGCATCGCGGTGACTCTGGCGACATTTCTGGGTTCGCTGGGTTCCGAAGACGCCCCGGTGCTGCTGCTGCTGGACGACGCTCAGTGGGCCGACGACCTGACGCTGACCATGCTGGAACGCTGGAACCTGACTCAACCACGGCACACGATGCTGGTCGTTGCCACGCGACCGTTCGACCGCCTTGCCGATCGTTTACACGGAAGCCTGAACTGCCGAGCGGAACTCACACTCGGGCCGCTGAATCGCGATGAATCCAACAAGCTGGCGGAATCGATGGCGGGAGATCTGCCGGCGGAAGTTCTGGATGCCGTCTGGAAAATCTCCACCGGCAATCCGTTCGCCGCGTCTGCTGTTCTGCGAGGACTTGTCGAAGGGCATATCCTGACACCGTCAAACACCGGCTGGCAATTCGACCAGGAACGGCTGCTTGATCTGCAGATGTCCGGCGAAGCAGCGGAAGTACTGAAGCAGCGGATGGTGCGCCTGCCGGAAGAATCACGCAAACTGCTGGCCGTTGGCGCCGTCCTGGGAAAGACGTTTTCCATCGAGATGGCTTCGCAACTGGCCGACATTCCCCGCGAACGCGTCGTTGAGCTGTTGCTGGAACCGCGGCGAAATCACCTGATCTGGGAATCGGTCACCGGATGTTCGTGCTCGTTCGTCCATGACCAGATTCGCGGCGCGGTCATGCGAACACTGACGGCGGCCGCCTGCCAGTCCATTCATCAGCGTGCGGCGGAATACCTGCAGCAGCACGAACCGGACCGCATCTTCGATATCGCTTCGCATTATGATGCCGCCGGCCGCGCGGATCTGGCGCTGCCGTTCGCACTTCAGGCCGCGCGGAGCGCTCAGCGACATCATGCTCTGGAGGCCGCCGAGCAACAGTATTCGATCGTTCTTCGCAGCGCCCGGGTCTCCGGGGAAGAACCGGACGCATCCGCCCTGCACGGACTCGGCGATGTCCTGATGCTGACGGGCCGCTACGACGAAGCGGAACCGCTGCTGGAAGCCGCGATTCGACGCGCCGATTCTCCCGTCACGCGGGCACTGGTCACGCTGAAGCTGGGTGAGCTGGCGTTTAAACAGGACGCGAAAGACCGCGCCGTGCAGCTTTGGGAATCCGCGCTGAAGAGTCTGGGAGGCCGTCTGCCGACGAAGTGGTGTCTTCCGTTTTGCTTCCTGCGGGAATTCTTCGTCCAGGCACTGCATACGCTTCTGCCGCGACAGTTCACGTCGCGGGTCGAAGGCGAAGCTCCGCTGCGCGATCGCCTGATCTGGCGACTGCACAGCCGGCTTGCCTACGGCTATTGGTACCTGCGCGGCAAGCTTTCCGTGCTGTACGTACACCTGCGAGGCATGAATCTGGCGGAGCGATACCGGCCGACCGCTGAACTTGCTCAGGCTTACTCCGAACACGCTCCGGCCATGAGCCTGATTCCGCTGAACCGGCGCGGGATTGCTTATGGCCGCCGGTCCCTGCAGATTCGTACCGAACAGGACGACATCTGGGGTCAGGGTCAGTCGCTGCACTTTCTGGCGATCGCACTGTATTCCGCGTCGCAGTTTGAAGAATGCGTCGACGTCGGCCGCCGCAGCGTTCGCATACTGGAGCGAGCTGGTGACTTCTGGGAAAAGCATATCGCTCAGTATCAGGTGGCCGCGTCGCTGTACCGGCTGGGGCGACTGTCCGAGGCCGTGCAGCTGGCTCGCGAGGCGTACGAATCCGGACTGGCTGTCGGTGACGATCAGGTCTGCGGCAACATCATCGAAGTCTGGGCTCGCGCGGCGAATGGTGACCTGCCCGCCGAGGTCGTGCAGCGGGAACTCGCCCGGTCGCGCACCGACGTGCAGGGCATCACGCACGTCCTGCTGGCTCAGGCCGTGCAGATGATGGGCGATGAACATCCCGGAGAAGCGGCTGCTGTTCTGGATCATGCCATACGGACGGCTCGGCAAGCGGGGATTGACAACACTTACACGTCGCCGCTGTACGCATGGAAGGCAACAGCGCTGCGGTGCCAGTTGGAAATGGAATCACCGCTGACGCGCCAGCGACGACAGCAGATCATCAAAGCTCATCACCGCGCCGCGCGCTGCGCCGTCCGTGTTTCTCTGCGATTTCGCAATGAGCGTCCACACGCATTAAGAGAACTGGCGTGGGCCTGCGTCTTTCGAAACCGCAATCTGCGAGCAGTGCATCTGCTGGAAAACAGCCTGCGTGTCGCCACGTCGCACTCCGCCGCCTACGAAATTCTGCAAACAGAAATTCTGCTGCATCAGATTCGTTCGGAAATCGGCTTCGAAGATGCCGCCGGAAAACTCGATCAGGCGCGAAATCGGCTTACCGCATTTCGTGACGAACAGCTTCCGCGAAGAATGGTCACGTCGCTGTCACTGGTGGATCGCTTCGATTCGCTGCTGGAATCCGGCCGAGAAATCGCGTCCACCATTTCACCGGAACTGATCTTCGACAAGATGGTCACGGCTTCGCGCCGACTGCTGAGAAGCGATTGCAGCCGCGTGATTCCCATCGACGAAACCGGCCAGCCGGTCCCCGCGTCTGTTCCCGCACGGCAGTGGATTCTGAATGCCATCAAGTCGCGACAGGCAGTGGCCGCCGACGCAGCCGGTACGGATTTTCGATCACTGCTGGCCTGTCCGGTGCTGGTCCGCGGCGAGGTCGTTGCCTGTTTGGTTGTCAGCAATTCCGAAGTCCGCGACCTGTTTGGACAGAACGAACTGCGAATCGCCAACTATGTCACGACGATTGCCGGCGCCGCCATGGAAAACGCCGAGGGCTTTCGTGAACTGAAGGAACTCAATATCAATCTGGAATCAATCGTCTCCGAACGAACTTCCGCAGTCGAAGCGCGGTCGCGGGAACTGCAGCAGACGGCCGACCACCTTCGCAGCACTCAGGCGCAGTTGGCTGCCGCTCGCGATGCCGCAGAAACTGCCAGCCAGGCAAAGACCGACTTCCTGGCTCACATGAGCCACGAGATTCGAACTCCCATCGGAGCTGTGCTTGGCTTCACAGAGCTGCTGCTGCAAAGCGATGAGCCCCTGTCGGCTCAGCAGCGACAGCACCTGCAGCGAGTTCACAGCAACGGAAGTCACCTGCACGGGTTGTTGAACGATCTGCTGGATCTGTCACGGATTGAAGCCGGAGAACTCACGATCGAGTCACTGAAATGTCCGCCGTATCGGCTGCTGCATGACGTCCTGGCGGCCCTGCAGTCGCGGGCGATTCACAAGGGCCTGCGCCTGTCACTGCGCGTGACCGGCCGCGTCCCGGAAAGTATCGTGACGGACCCGACGCGACTTCGGCAGATCATCACCAACCTGGTCGGCAACGCTATCAAGTTCACCGAAGAAGGCGGTGTCGACCTGTTTGTGGAAACAAGCGCTGACGAGAGGCTGCTGAAGATTCTTGTGCAGGACTCCGGAGTGGGAATCGATCCCGCCGCGCAGCAAGCTGTCTTCGAACCGTTCCGGCAGGCGGACGATTCCGTGAACCGAAAGTTCGGCGGCACCGGGCTGGGCCTTTCCATCAGCCGAAAACTTGCCCGCGCGCTGGGAGGAGATATCGAACTGACAAGCGAACCGGGGGCCGGCAGCACGTTCACGGTTTCGATCTCAACCGGCGACCTGGACAACGTCCGCCTGCTGACTCCCGGCGAAGCAGAGGCGACACTGCATACCGAACGCCGCGAAGCACGGCGCACCGCCGACCTGTCCGGAACCCGGATTCTGATCGCCGACGACGTGGAAGCAAACCGCGAACTCTTTTCGCACGTGCTGCGAAGCGCCGGCGCGGAGTGTGTTCTGGTTGACAACGGTGCCAGGGCGATCGATCGGGCGCGTTCCCGGCACTTCGATCTGATCCTGATGGACATGCGGATGCCGGAAGTCGACGGCTACACGGCGACGCAGCAACTCAGGAAGGACGGCATCACAGTTCCCATCGTCGCCCTGACCGCCAACGGCATGGACGAAGATCGCCGACGATGTCGCGAAGTCGGATGCTCCGGTTATCTCACCAAGCCGATCTCAACATCTGATCTGCTGGCTGCGGTGGCAAAGAAACTTCGGCGAAAAACAGAAGCCGTCGCAGACACCGCGCCTGCCGCTTCGACTGCGGAGAATGCCGGTCAGCGAATGCCGCGACGCGAAACGAAGCGGCACGAACAGCCGGCCCGCCGGAAAACGAATGCCGCGGCTGGTCTGCCCGCCGACCCCTTCTTCCGCGACCTGGCACTGCGGTTCGTCGTGAAGGTGCAGCAATCCCTGCCGTCAATTCTGGAAGCCCTTGACCAGTCCGACACCGAACTTCTGGCGGACAAAGCTCACTGGATGAAAGGCACCGGCGGAAGCGTCGGACTGCCGCTGCTGACGGAAATCGGCCGGGAACTGGAATCTGCCGCCATCGCCGGAGACCTTACTGCGGCTTCCGTCCTGACGGGCGAAATCACATCGTTCCTGCTGTCACTACAGCCTGAACTATCTGAAGCCAGCGTGCTTGCGTAA
- a CDS encoding creatininase family protein, translating to MNLTDLSWPAVDSLDRATPVVFPIAALEQHGHHMPVFTDSLLLGEIMRRVQQMPVADNVLFAPLQWLGNSHHHLDMPGTMSATPRLYLDLLKNAADNFLHHGFRRIVFINGHGGNITPSQQALFELRQDRRDEMDLLLASLTYWDSAAPSETIPGLTQSQMGHACEWETSMMLAIRPELVVGHVSDVPEVWFGEGAAPGYRAWTMRDRSVPGHIGHPSSATREKGEALFDVFANGVAKFLERTVSWNGKDWNL from the coding sequence ATGAACCTCACTGATCTTTCCTGGCCAGCCGTCGATTCGCTGGATCGCGCGACTCCGGTCGTGTTTCCGATCGCCGCGCTGGAGCAGCACGGACACCACATGCCGGTATTCACAGACAGCCTGCTGCTCGGTGAAATCATGCGGCGAGTGCAGCAGATGCCGGTGGCCGACAACGTGCTGTTTGCTCCGCTGCAATGGCTGGGAAATTCTCACCATCATCTGGATATGCCGGGCACCATGTCGGCGACGCCGCGGCTGTATCTGGATCTGCTGAAGAATGCCGCGGACAACTTTCTGCATCACGGCTTTCGACGGATCGTGTTCATCAACGGACACGGCGGAAACATCACGCCTTCGCAGCAGGCGCTGTTTGAACTGCGGCAGGATCGACGTGACGAGATGGATCTGTTGCTGGCCAGTCTGACCTATTGGGATTCGGCAGCTCCGTCGGAAACCATTCCCGGACTGACTCAAAGCCAGATGGGTCATGCGTGCGAATGGGAAACGTCGATGATGCTGGCGATTCGGCCCGAACTGGTTGTTGGCCATGTCAGCGATGTTCCGGAGGTCTGGTTTGGCGAAGGAGCGGCTCCGGGCTACCGGGCATGGACCATGCGAGATCGCAGCGTCCCCGGACACATCGGCCATCCATCGTCCGCTACGCGGGAAAAGGGCGAAGCACTGTTCGACGTCTTTGCGAATGGGGTCGCAAAGTTCCTGGAACGAACCGTTTCATGGAACGGGAAAGACTGGAATCTTTGA
- a CDS encoding MFS transporter gives MKTDEDSWWPWAVCFVLLLATMLNYMDRQALAVTFPLLKRDFNLSEDRVGMVEGCFGYAFAFGSLLFGFLADRFGPRYLYPIVLAGWSLAGIATSMAGQEWVLRLLESPGDEPGTAVYRWLLICRIVLGVCEAGHWPCALLTVRAILGERRRTLGNGILQSGASIGAVTVPLYIEAAERAGQPWEFPFWSIGVAGLLWIPVWFALVKGRSLSGTRTDRVTDNSAGIEVTLTPDHARHADFAKRIVVMLLIVGTLTISWQFLRAWLGLFLEDHHGYSKQATRGLMSLYFISADVGCILSGILVAWLARRGMTVQASRVAGFLAFALLTSCGALVPYAGNGWLMIALLLIAGAGILGLHPFYYSLTQELSARHMGSLSGLLAAAGWIVSSTWQMYLGKYIQEHKSYELGLLMVGLAPMIGLVALWLLWPRERPALAVA, from the coding sequence ATGAAAACCGATGAAGATTCGTGGTGGCCCTGGGCGGTCTGCTTCGTATTGCTGCTGGCAACGATGCTGAATTACATGGACCGCCAGGCTCTGGCCGTGACGTTTCCGCTGCTGAAACGCGACTTCAATCTTTCGGAAGACCGCGTCGGAATGGTGGAAGGCTGCTTCGGCTATGCCTTCGCCTTCGGGTCGCTGCTGTTCGGGTTTCTGGCCGACCGATTCGGACCGCGTTATCTGTATCCCATCGTGCTGGCCGGCTGGTCACTGGCCGGAATCGCGACTTCGATGGCTGGCCAGGAGTGGGTCCTTCGACTGTTGGAAAGTCCGGGGGACGAACCCGGCACGGCTGTCTATCGATGGCTGCTGATATGCCGCATCGTGCTGGGAGTCTGTGAAGCCGGCCACTGGCCCTGCGCACTGCTGACGGTTCGTGCGATACTGGGCGAACGTCGTCGAACGCTGGGGAACGGCATCCTGCAAAGCGGCGCTTCCATCGGAGCCGTCACGGTTCCGCTGTACATCGAAGCGGCGGAACGGGCCGGTCAGCCCTGGGAATTCCCGTTCTGGTCGATCGGCGTGGCGGGCCTGCTGTGGATTCCCGTCTGGTTCGCGTTGGTTAAGGGACGCAGCCTGTCCGGAACCAGGACCGATCGCGTCACTGACAACTCGGCCGGAATTGAGGTGACACTCACGCCGGATCACGCCCGGCACGCGGACTTCGCAAAGCGAATTGTCGTGATGCTGCTGATTGTGGGAACACTGACGATCAGTTGGCAGTTTCTGCGAGCGTGGCTGGGGCTGTTCCTGGAGGACCATCACGGTTACTCAAAGCAGGCGACTCGCGGACTGATGTCGCTGTATTTCATTTCCGCAGACGTCGGCTGCATCTTGTCGGGTATCCTGGTTGCCTGGCTGGCACGCCGCGGGATGACGGTCCAGGCTTCGCGCGTCGCCGGATTCCTGGCGTTCGCGCTGCTGACGTCCTGCGGAGCCCTCGTTCCGTATGCCGGCAACGGCTGGCTGATGATCGCACTGCTGCTGATTGCGGGAGCCGGAATTCTGGGGCTGCATCCGTTCTACTATTCACTGACGCAGGAACTGTCGGCACGGCACATGGGTTCGCTGAGCGGACTGCTGGCGGCGGCCGGATGGATCGTGTCCAGCACGTGGCAGATGTACCTTGGCAAATACATCCAGGAACACAAGAGCTATGAACTGGGCCTGTTGATGGTCGGCCTGGCTCCGATGATTGGCCTGGTCGCGCTGTGGCTGTTGTGGCCGCGCGAAAGGCCGGCTCTGGCCGTCGCGTGA
- a CDS encoding acetylxylan esterase yields MKFNAVDRRGAMQRMAAGLVAAGVVPLVPVFGGHAAAAVPNDSRLGPLKDLDGYFPFAPSGSPEAWERRKEYVKRQMLVACGLWPMPSRPPIRATVHGRVERDDYTVDRVFFESSPGLLVTGSLYKPKDAAGRLPTIVSPHGHWAEGRFHDHGESQIRTELDSDAEIFEVGGRHPLQARSVQLARMGCMVFLYDMLGYADGSSISYELAHRFAKQRPGMSSPDHWGLFSAQSELRCLNVLGLQTWNSIRILDWITSREDCDTARIGVTGASGGGTQTFMLAALDDRIAAAFPAVMVSTAMQGGCTCENASLLRVNTGNIEFAAMVAPRPIFMSGANDWTVDIEHKGLPELKRHFAMLNVPDVVNAKHFDYPHNYNRHARMMMYEFFNQYLNLGADEIVERDYQPLTVPEATVFSDQYPAPEKNEATEIAVLQALDRDLSAKIQALTPTDAASLKEYRRVVGGAWEVMIGRSLAEPQQVTVKHDSTRTQGRFEIVEGRLRQESVGEEVPGIAVRQPDANQRELVLWVSLKGKSSLLSDGGEPRPHVAKLVDDGFTVLGIDVLYTGDFLADGKPLTQTRSVENPREFLGYTLGYNHSLFAQRVHDVMKTIAALRDMQVQSIRLVGVDLAGPIVAAAAALSGDAVTGVAVDMNGFRFANITDIRDVNLIPGAIRYGDVPGLLALCAPRPLATVREDVQPVTRAAYKAANATLQTLNAADSNAAEGAIADWLIRRVTASSR; encoded by the coding sequence ATGAAGTTCAATGCAGTTGATCGGCGGGGTGCAATGCAGCGCATGGCTGCGGGACTTGTGGCGGCTGGAGTTGTGCCGCTGGTTCCGGTCTTCGGCGGGCACGCGGCGGCGGCCGTTCCGAATGATTCACGGCTGGGACCGCTGAAGGATCTGGACGGCTACTTCCCGTTTGCTCCGAGCGGTTCGCCGGAAGCGTGGGAGCGGCGGAAGGAATACGTGAAGCGACAGATGCTGGTGGCGTGCGGGTTGTGGCCGATGCCTTCGCGACCGCCCATCAGGGCGACGGTTCACGGTCGCGTCGAACGGGACGACTACACCGTCGACCGGGTGTTTTTCGAAAGCAGTCCGGGGCTGCTGGTTACCGGCAGTCTGTATAAGCCGAAGGATGCCGCCGGACGTCTGCCGACCATCGTGAGTCCTCACGGACACTGGGCCGAAGGGCGTTTTCATGATCACGGTGAGTCTCAGATCAGGACGGAACTGGATTCCGATGCGGAGATCTTTGAAGTCGGCGGTCGGCATCCGCTGCAGGCGAGAAGCGTTCAACTGGCTCGCATGGGCTGCATGGTGTTCCTGTACGACATGCTGGGTTACGCGGACGGCAGCAGCATTTCCTACGAACTCGCCCACCGATTCGCGAAGCAGCGGCCCGGCATGAGTTCTCCCGATCACTGGGGACTGTTCAGCGCTCAGTCGGAACTTCGCTGCCTGAATGTTCTGGGACTGCAGACATGGAATTCAATTCGCATTCTGGACTGGATCACCAGCCGCGAAGACTGCGACACGGCACGCATCGGCGTCACGGGAGCCAGTGGCGGCGGCACTCAGACATTCATGCTGGCGGCCCTGGACGATCGCATTGCCGCCGCGTTTCCGGCGGTGATGGTGTCGACCGCGATGCAGGGCGGCTGCACGTGTGAAAACGCGTCGCTGCTGCGAGTCAACACGGGCAACATCGAATTCGCGGCCATGGTGGCACCGCGGCCGATCTTCATGTCAGGCGCGAACGACTGGACCGTCGACATCGAACACAAAGGCCTGCCCGAACTGAAACGGCACTTCGCGATGCTGAACGTCCCGGATGTCGTCAACGCAAAACACTTCGACTATCCGCACAACTACAATCGTCACGCCCGGATGATGATGTATGAGTTCTTCAATCAATATCTGAACCTGGGGGCCGACGAAATTGTTGAACGAGACTACCAGCCGCTGACGGTTCCGGAAGCCACTGTCTTCAGCGATCAGTATCCGGCTCCGGAAAAGAACGAAGCGACGGAAATTGCCGTGCTGCAGGCTCTGGACAGGGACCTTTCGGCAAAGATCCAGGCTCTGACGCCCACGGACGCCGCGTCGCTGAAGGAATACCGGCGAGTTGTCGGCGGCGCGTGGGAAGTCATGATCGGGCGAAGTCTGGCGGAACCGCAGCAGGTCACGGTAAAGCACGATTCCACCAGAACGCAGGGCCGTTTTGAAATCGTTGAAGGCCGGCTTCGGCAGGAGTCCGTGGGGGAAGAAGTCCCTGGAATCGCGGTTCGCCAGCCCGATGCGAATCAGCGCGAACTGGTTCTGTGGGTGAGTCTGAAGGGCAAGTCCAGTCTGTTGAGCGATGGCGGCGAACCCAGGCCGCACGTCGCAAAGCTGGTCGACGACGGATTCACGGTGCTGGGAATCGACGTGCTGTACACCGGAGATTTTCTGGCCGATGGCAAGCCGCTCACTCAGACACGCAGCGTGGAGAATCCCCGCGAGTTTCTGGGGTACACGCTGGGCTACAACCATTCCCTGTTTGCTCAGCGCGTTCACGACGTGATGAAAACGATCGCGGCGCTGCGCGACATGCAGGTTCAGTCGATTCGGCTGGTCGGAGTCGACTTAGCCGGGCCGATTGTTGCGGCCGCCGCGGCGCTGTCAGGTGATGCGGTGACCGGTGTGGCGGTGGACATGAACGGCTTCCGGTTTGCGAACATCACCGACATTCGCGACGTGAACCTGATTCCGGGAGCGATTCGTTACGGCGATGTTCCGGGGCTGCTGGCGCTGTGTGCGCCGCGGCCGCTGGCGACCGTTCGGGAAGATGTACAGCCGGTGACTCGGGCGGCTTACAAGGCGGCGAACGCAACGCTGCAAACTCTGAACGCCGCTGATTCGAACGCCGCCGAAGGAGCGATCGCCGACTGGCTGATCCGTCGCGTTACGGCATCATCCCGGTGA
- the madL gene encoding malonate transporter subunit MadL yields the protein MAIYGTALLSLCLLIGLVIGQLIGAAIGVDANVGGVGMAMLMLILLSARLQAAGVLPKPTQHGVLFWSSIYIPIVVAMAAGQNVRAAVSGGTVAVLAGVVVVIVSFLLVPLISRIGRTSADDAAREETASTRDEP from the coding sequence ATGGCCATTTACGGAACAGCACTGTTGTCGCTTTGTCTGCTGATTGGTCTTGTGATCGGGCAGTTGATCGGAGCGGCGATTGGTGTTGATGCCAACGTCGGCGGCGTCGGGATGGCGATGCTGATGCTGATTCTTTTGTCAGCAAGACTGCAGGCCGCCGGAGTGCTGCCCAAGCCGACTCAGCACGGTGTGCTGTTCTGGAGTTCCATCTACATCCCCATCGTCGTGGCGATGGCGGCCGGTCAGAATGTCCGGGCGGCCGTCAGTGGCGGAACCGTGGCGGTCCTGGCGGGAGTGGTTGTCGTTATCGTCAGTTTCCTGCTTGTGCCGCTGATCAGTCGGATCGGTCGGACTTCCGCTGACGATGCTGCCCGCGAAGAAACGGCTTCGACGAGAGACGAGCCATGA